The following are encoded together in the Zetaproteobacteria bacterium genome:
- a CDS encoding ParB/RepB/Spo0J family partition protein, giving the protein MTRQQQRRRGLGRGLDALFMDGEEGAATTSIAVDAIVPNSYQPRRTFRQEELDALTESVRRNGVLTPILVRPTASGGYELIAGERRWRAARAAGLATIPALVREVSSAEALAFAIIENEQRDNLTAIESACAYQRLIDEFGYSQQQVAEVVGVSRAQVSNLLRLRQLPEKIQRMIERRELSMGQARPLVGLGEARAVALAEQCAAQGWSARRMEQEARKLAAGGGAARKEGRGEDPDARKIEEEIRRHTGLAVEVRRDRKGGGKLTIPFAHVGELEGLLRRLRSGGEG; this is encoded by the coding sequence ATGACCCGACAGCAGCAGCGCCGCCGTGGGTTGGGGCGCGGGCTGGACGCCCTCTTCATGGATGGCGAGGAGGGTGCGGCGACCACCTCCATCGCCGTCGATGCGATCGTCCCCAACAGCTATCAGCCGCGTCGGACCTTCCGTCAGGAGGAGCTCGACGCCCTGACCGAGTCGGTCCGGCGCAATGGGGTGCTGACGCCGATCCTGGTGCGTCCGACCGCTTCGGGGGGCTATGAACTGATCGCCGGGGAGCGGCGCTGGCGGGCGGCCAGGGCCGCCGGACTGGCCACCATCCCCGCTCTGGTGCGCGAGGTGAGCAGCGCGGAGGCGCTCGCCTTCGCCATCATCGAGAACGAACAGCGCGACAACCTGACGGCGATCGAGTCGGCCTGCGCCTACCAGCGGTTGATCGACGAGTTCGGCTACAGCCAACAACAGGTGGCCGAGGTGGTGGGGGTGTCGCGTGCGCAGGTGAGCAACCTGCTCCGGCTGCGCCAGTTGCCCGAAAAGATCCAGCGGATGATCGAACGGCGTGAGCTCTCCATGGGGCAGGCGCGGCCGTTGGTCGGCCTGGGGGAGGCGCGGGCGGTGGCGCTGGCCGAGCAGTGTGCGGCACAGGGATGGAGTGCCCGCAGGATGGAGCAGGAGGCCAGGAAGCTCGCCGCCGGCGGTGGAGCCGCGCGCAAGGAGGGGCGGGGAGAGGATCCCGACGCGCGCAAGATCGAGGAGGAGATCCGGCGCCATACCGGCCTGGCGGTGGAGGTGCGGCGCGACCGGAAGGGGGGGGGCAAGCTGACCATCCCCTTCGCCCATGTGGGAGAGCTGGAGGGGCTGCTGCGGCGGCTGCGCTCCGGCGGGGAGGGGTAG
- a CDS encoding ParA family protein, producing MKHENLGPIIAVANQKGGVGKTTTSINLSASLSAMDYRVLLVDLDPQGNSTTGLGIDKGAIHGSTYDLLTAETGLGEIVVCSDFEGLLVAPSDVELTAAEIELIHASRREFRLHDAFSAYHGEPFDYVVIDCPPALNLLTINALTAADRVLITLQTEFLALEGVSQILETLRRVRKRLNPQLTVDGILLTMMDRRNKIAQQVEREVRDYFGAQVYQTVIPRNVRLAEAPSFGVPVLQHDVRSTGAQAYLQAAAELVRREAAMQQVEEEVTV from the coding sequence ATGAAACATGAGAATCTCGGTCCGATCATCGCCGTCGCCAACCAGAAGGGGGGGGTGGGGAAGACGACCACCAGCATCAACCTCTCCGCCTCCCTCTCGGCGATGGACTACCGCGTGCTGCTGGTCGATCTCGATCCGCAGGGGAACAGCACCACCGGCCTGGGGATCGACAAGGGGGCGATCCACGGCTCCACTTACGACCTGTTGACGGCGGAGACGGGGTTGGGCGAGATCGTGGTCTGCTCCGATTTCGAGGGGCTGCTGGTGGCCCCGTCCGACGTCGAGCTGACCGCGGCCGAGATCGAGCTGATCCATGCCTCACGGCGGGAGTTCCGGCTGCACGACGCCTTCTCCGCCTACCACGGTGAGCCGTTCGACTATGTGGTGATCGACTGCCCCCCGGCGCTCAATCTGCTGACCATCAATGCGCTGACCGCCGCGGATCGGGTATTGATCACCCTGCAGACCGAGTTTCTGGCGCTGGAGGGGGTCTCGCAGATCCTGGAGACACTCCGGCGCGTGCGCAAACGGCTCAATCCGCAGCTGACCGTCGACGGCATCCTGCTGACCATGATGGACCGGCGGAACAAGATCGCCCAGCAGGTGGAGCGGGAGGTGCGGGACTATTTCGGCGCCCAGGTCTATCAGACGGTGATTCCGCGCAACGTCCGGCTGGCCGAGGCGCCCAGCTTCGGGGTGCCGGTGCTGCAGCACGACGTCCGCTCGACCGGGGCGCAGGCCTACCTGCAGGCGGCGGCGGAGCTGGTCCGGCGGGAGGCGGCGATGCAACAGGTGGAAGAGGAGGTGACGGTATGA
- a CDS encoding tyrosine recombinase XerC, whose product MEGLFVIPSTLTFQQACARYLRQLAEVQRYSPHTIAAYRRDFAALGRHLPEGVTLDRVERSMVEGWLLAMHARGLAATTMARRLSAVRALFDWAEQEGLIAHNVVSAIPMPKLPQRLPRAVAPEERRKLFAGAEGRAPDDPWRARDLALVALLYGCGVRISEAVALDLTDLDAGARLLRIVRGKGGKARQVPIPSGAMRLLCRWLDLRPLLPAQPALFVNRRGGRISSRSVQRMMKRLAAEQGADAAVTPHRLRHAFATDLLAGGADLRAIQELLGHQSLATTERYTHLDIGRLQELYRRTHPRAGD is encoded by the coding sequence ATGGAGGGACTTTTTGTGATTCCATCAACACTGACCTTCCAGCAGGCATGCGCCCGGTATCTTCGGCAGTTGGCCGAGGTGCAGCGTTACTCTCCCCACACCATCGCCGCCTATCGGCGCGACTTCGCCGCGCTTGGTCGTCATCTGCCCGAAGGGGTGACGCTCGACCGGGTGGAGCGGTCGATGGTGGAGGGATGGCTGCTCGCCATGCACGCCCGAGGGCTGGCCGCGACCACCATGGCCCGACGTCTCTCCGCGGTGCGCGCACTCTTCGACTGGGCCGAGCAGGAGGGGTTGATCGCCCACAACGTGGTCAGCGCCATCCCCATGCCCAAGCTGCCGCAGCGGCTGCCGCGCGCGGTGGCGCCGGAGGAGCGGCGCAAGCTGTTTGCAGGCGCGGAGGGGCGTGCGCCCGACGATCCGTGGCGGGCGCGGGATCTCGCCCTGGTGGCGCTGCTCTACGGCTGTGGGGTGCGCATCTCCGAGGCGGTGGCGCTCGATCTGACCGATCTCGATGCAGGCGCACGTCTGCTGCGTATCGTCCGCGGCAAGGGGGGGAAGGCGAGGCAGGTTCCGATCCCGAGCGGAGCCATGCGTCTGCTGTGCCGCTGGCTGGATCTGCGCCCGCTGCTGCCGGCGCAGCCGGCGCTCTTCGTCAACCGGCGGGGGGGGCGGATCAGCAGCCGCAGCGTGCAGCGGATGATGAAACGGCTGGCGGCCGAGCAGGGAGCGGACGCAGCGGTGACCCCCCATCGCCTGCGCCACGCCTTCGCCACCGATCTGCTCGCCGGCGGCGCCGATCTGCGCGCCATCCAGGAGCTGCTCGGACACCAGTCGCTGGCCACCACCGAGCGCTATACTCATCTCGATATCGGGCGGCTGCAGGAGCTTTACCGCCGAACCCACCCGCGGGCGGGCGACTGA
- a CDS encoding ferredoxin translates to MQEAEKKPSIPSYRRHVLLCAGKHCDPEGVRALVHYFRERLRLLGLLDTEVRLNRAGCLGVCREGAIACIYPDGVWYCRIDAAAVDRIIRHHLIGGAVVEELLFHHHRPPA, encoded by the coding sequence ATGCAGGAGGCGGAGAAGAAGCCCTCGATCCCCTCCTATCGACGCCATGTGTTGCTCTGCGCCGGCAAGCACTGCGATCCCGAAGGGGTGCGGGCGCTGGTTCACTACTTTCGCGAGCGGTTGCGGCTGCTCGGGCTGCTCGATACGGAGGTCCGGCTCAACCGGGCAGGTTGCCTCGGGGTCTGCCGCGAAGGGGCCATCGCCTGCATCTATCCCGACGGGGTCTGGTATTGCCGCATCGATGCTGCGGCCGTCGACCGGATCATCCGTCACCATCTGATCGGCGGAGCGGTGGTGGAGGAGCTGCTCTTCCACCACCACCGTCCGCCGGCGTGA